The Malus sylvestris chromosome 8, drMalSylv7.2, whole genome shotgun sequence genomic interval aactcaactaTAACATAgtattttcaaatatatatatatatatatataacatggcgTGAAATGTATAATCCGTAACGCCTTACTCCCAAACTACTTATTTTCGGAGATAATTATCAATGATAAGCCCAACTAGAtactaatttaattaactatcattacttacgtttcTTTACTTCAAATTCCTGATTCTTCataaattgatttatgaccaatatttaaccaccaaatcataaggttaaattttatattttccaccaatgtccctcacattactcaattccctaaacaaggctattgtctcaattatttactctcatttattgtatggctgcatctaacatctcgttagactgcctacgtaccctaaatagggatcaaaccattcgtagttcacaataattaattgtaggtaacatgcataattcactttagaagcgtttgtggaactatcaattatatacctataataaaaggaaaagatCCATTCACCTGGACTCCACACTATGATTCTCTAGCACGTGCATCGAGGTGTCCCAAATGATTGGTGCCAACTTAAAGTCCAAATGGTGGCCGGAGGTGGCcggaaaatggtttgaaagacGGTTGTTCGCGGGAAAACTGGTAACTCGCCAGAATTTCTGGGCAACCTTTCAacgtccataactttgtcaatactcaatgaaaacatgtgattcaaaaacgaaaatcatagttctcgatgagacgaagagattggtACCTTACACGATGGCTATCTCAGTGTGATTTGGCCGAAAAAGTCTCAAAAGTGGTGGAGGTCGCTGGAAACTAGGCAAACTTTAAATCgttataactttctcatttttcCATCAAATCACAcgatccaaacatgaaaattcatCTACACAACATGAGGAATCgatttatacctgtggccaagtccaatctAGCCAGCCAGGAAACACCTCAATTTCATGAAAATCTGCCGGAAACCTTATAAGGGTGTGCTTCAATTCTTCCTCCTCGACGTTCCGCCGCCCCTAAAACCTATTAGGCTTTGTTCAGGAGTTCAAGGGAAGTCTATTGGTAGtgataattgaatgaaattgtTTCAGGTTTGGTGGATCTTGAGCAACCTTTCCCGCAGAACCCATGGTGGTTTTTCCACCAAACCTCAACCcaattccttctaattttgggtggaaatggaagagggcaGGTTATGAAATTACATGTAATGGATGGGTGAATTTCGCCTGAAAATATGGTGGAAGTGGCCAAAATTTCACACCGGTTCGAAACCAGGTCTTGTCGTGTGTGTCCTCCACGGGAAGAGAATGCTAGGAGCTTCTCTTTTATTGGTCAAATGCTTAATTGGCccaccaacaacaaaaaatctAATTGGTTTCCATTCCCACATGGTCGGAgctctaattaatttaaaattctATAGTTTAGTAAGACGACTTCAAATGCCCGTCCGTAAccataccgttataatccggaccCACAACCGACTTTCGCCTATGCATTCGTACCAACAAGCACTATAccaatacgctaaaagaataagtcatacgttcctctagacgatggtcaatagaagtcaaagtccttgcctccaggacattttcgtcaattcacacttaaaatttataaattgtaaaatttgggacgggtggTCACATCAACACCCAGGGTTTGAATTAGATTTGTCAAAAACGGAATTGAGATTAGTTTAGTGTGTAGGCTAGACATAAATAAacgtgtaaaaaataaaatatcttaaatACCCTTGAATTTAACAGTTCCTTAATGGAATGGTGTTAAGTGAGGCCAAAAGAGTTAAAAATGTCAATTTCAGGGGACCAAAGTGAGATAAAACCAATTTCGaaagtaaactgagattaaatAGCAATTTCATGAAGCATTTCAAAGAATAAGCCTTTTGAAAAGTAATGAACTTACTAACTAACctatatgatttttattttttttcccttgaaaTTATAATAGAAGAAAGACAATTCCTTTATTCGTTAAACTATAAAATAACTAGTGTGTTAATTAGAGCTGGTCCTAAAAAATCAAAGGAGCGGAAAACCGCGCGTGCGTAACGACTCAAAACGTCAAACTGCCTTCCCCTTCTTTCTCAAAcccaaaatgtaaaaaaaaaaaaaaaaaaaaaatagagggaaataTCTCCCTCCggttctctctcttccctcgccttctctctttctctggaaTTGCCTCCGACAGAAGCTCTGAAACAGCTTCCCCAAAAGCCCTAATCTCACAATGCGTGTTCTTCTTCCATAAGAATCTAATCCCTCTTTATTTATCCtttaattttttgatttttacattttttttttggtgaatttcgAGCTCCTTTTTTCGGGTATAAGGCGATGGTTGAGGGGTTTCTCTGGGAGAAATTCACAGAGCTATGTCGTATAGCACGCTGAGGATTGACGATGATGATTTTGTCCCTGTCCGGCAGCCGTCGATCGAACGGCATCGCCGCTCCAATTCTCTGCCGTTTGTGCCGTTGCTGCTCGTCGATGGCTTTTCCCGCAAGAGCTTCTCCTACTCCGCGCTTCCTCAGGAGCCACTCCGGCTCTCCGTTATGAAATTGGACGGCTCTTGCTTCGGTATactctctctttcctcttgTTTCTAAATTTCGAAGGTGCATTGTTGCTGGTTGTTTGGCTGCCGAGAAAATGTTGGAAAATGGActcaaatttgtaattttttccttcttttgagttacaatttaattttaatcCTAATGGTGTAGAAATCTTCGGTGTTTAAATTTGTAATCGTTTTTCTTTTACGATGCCATTTCGATCTCGGGGAAGATATAGTAATTTTCATGCTGGTGTTGCGTTAGTAGTTTCTAATTTCATTTTGAAGGCATCTCTGCTATTGTCTTTCTAGGTTGTTAATCTCATTGCTGCGTGTTTGGTTGCTCAGAAAATTGTGGGAATGTTGGAGGTCAACCTTGTGTACGTTGTTAGTTAGGTTTTTTCCGTTTTGATAAACAATTTTGCGCACATTTCAGGGTTAATGTCTGACTgatttgttttgatttccattACCTAATTCATATCTGCAGTTGTAGACATTTTCCGCAATGAAATCTAcggtttttcaattttcttaggATTTGATTTAGTTGTCATGATCATATTCTCAGAAATGTATTTTGCAGTTTGCTGTCTTAATAGCCCTCCACTTTGTTTGGTGAGAATAGTTATCCAAATTAATCCTTAATACAGCtgactttctctctttctctcggtCTTTTTTGCCCTCTTTTTGCATTTGAAGTTATTAGTTTTTTAACTGAGAATTTACCCGTCTAAAAATgttcatttatttatattttttgttgagGATTGCAAGAATCAAGATGTTTATCTGATGAGCTGCATGAACTAAGATGTTCGCTTTCACAGATATTCAAGTTGCTATGACGGCCACGGTTTTAGAATTGAAGCAGGCAGTTGAGGCCGTTTTCAGTCACATGCCACAGAAGGGACCGGGAAAAATTTCATGGTATGTTCACATCATCCATTGAAATATTTTGGATTAGAAGCAAACTCATATAATCACATAAATTGAACTTCTTTgcattcagattttttttttctttagactGTATTAAACAGTTGTTCATTTTCCATGGAAACTTCCTTTTTATACTCTTGAGTTGGAAAGTTCATTGCACTGCCGGATTCCTATGATTAACAATGTTCCTTGTTAAATTATGGATCGTGGAGGCCACACGTGTGGGGTCATTTCTGCTTGTGCTACGGTAATCAGAAGCTACTTGTTGAAACTGATCATATCAACCATTATGGGATCAAAGATGGTGATCAGGTATGGGGCAGATCCCTTgagtttttgaaatttttcgTTTATCCAGTTGGCTACTATAAAGCTGGTGTGGTGTCCTTCAAACTGGTGTTGTTTGGTAAGTGCAGCTGCATTTTGTCCGGCATGTTTCAATCAGCTACAGCATGACAAAGAGGCAATCGTCAAAGAAAGGGTTCCTCgctttaaaacaaaacacaatgTGAGGCTCTCCCTATTGCCATTTCTCTTTTATAAGAATTTTTAGCGCAAAAGCATGAAAATACCGCAGTTCCCTACTATAATAAGCCCCACTTAATCGCTTTTCTTAACTGGACTTTTATCTCTTCAGTCATGCTGTGTACTAATCAATTTGATATGTGCAGGTCAGTGTCGCGATCAATGAGCTTTCAAGAGGAAGGGCAGACTGACATACAGGAAGAAGGGAATGGCAAAGAGGTAGAACAAAACGACGAGGTATATTATGATTCTGATGACATCGAGAATCCAAAGTCCCCACTCTGTGATGACGAAGTTTCTATTGAACACAATGAGAGCAGGCTGCCTTTCTTATTAGGAGAATGGTTTCCATACTCCAAACTGTCAGCTGTAGGAACATCATCTCCAAGAACTTGAGCACCAAGCATAGCTAGTGGCTTACTGGTTGGGTTTAGGAAGATATTCGGGCTTTGTTTCGAAAAACGTGATAAACGGCACAGTCGAAGGGATACTTGGAGAATAGATTAGTGCATCTTCAAGAACGCTATAGTGATGGATTTCTGTTCCTTCTGGCCtaaattaattagaaaatatCATAAATTTACATTTGGCCTTACACTCTACAGTCATTTGCCCACTTTTAAATCTGTTTTTCTACTTGTTCCTCCCATTCGCAACACCTGAAAATTGTAGTTGTAAAGATCTTGGCGTCTCGGTAAGTCAATGGACGTGAGGGAGGGTTTTTCTTTTCCGAGCTTCATGACGAGAGAAACTTACTTGCACTAGAGATACCACAGTGACGCAATCTAAAAACAATCACGCATTActatgtgtttttatttttacccaCATaaatatgatatgatttagaatgtTGCCACCGTGATATTTCAAGTACATGTAAGTTATTCTCCACAAGGACTCCAATATTTCTTTGACtttttggaattcaaattttacttggactaggtttttttctttttttttgtcaaacgataaatttCTTAAATTTGATGTTAGATTAGGGAGCCAACATAGATCGAATCCATGTCGTGATGCAAGAACAACGCTCCTCTTCGCTACTATGGTAGAGGACCACTGGCGCTCTAGACTAGGTTTGAATACGTTTGTGTCCAAGGTGCCAAATTTGTGGGCCCTCAAGTGGGACAGCAACAGTCCCACTCATCACCCACTACAAACTCCTTCAACTCTTGAATCCATAAGGCCATTTCTAACCGAATGGTCTAGAGGGCCAAATGGCTGAAAATAACctgaaaaccatctccaaccgatggctagaccaaagggctcgtgggccccacgggacaaaaagggccaaagggccaaccggcTAGCTCAACCTAGCCAGCTAGCCAGCCTCGGGCCGAATTTTGAATGCAATGGTAAcatgctgacgtcagctagccattatatttgatttttttttttagggccaaattttttttaaaaatatttaattataggTCAAGAAAGATGATTTGTTCAATGTTGGGGTgttccttttataggcatgtttGCTTGCTCATTAATCTCCCACGGCTGATGTGGGAAAAATATAATGGGTGCCCCAAGTATAAGTTTTTGCTTGCTCAATTATCTCCCACGACCGATGTGGAACAAATATAATGGGTACCCCAAATATAAGCTTTGTATAAGAGATGGTAAATGTGCATTTATACATGTAACTATACAAATAACATTGTGTCTTGACCAATTGGATTGCTGGTGCACGTCATTCTGCTTTGCAGCAACTAGTTTCATTTGCCCAATTGTAGACTAGTATTGCAAGTAGTGGATAGGTCAAGATGTTTTTCTCTATCACTCATTTCGTCAATGCGTCCCAAAAGCAAAGATGTACCGCCATAGATTTCGACATTTTCGTAGCCCAAAATGGAACAGGGTTATACAAGAGCAATATGTACCTTTGGGTTTTATCTTTGCAACTGATTTGTTGGGACTTTCTCGAGTACTTCCGGATATCGAATATTTTGGATATCTTAACCAttagatttttatttaaaaatataaaaattaagatttaaCAGTTAAAACAACTAGAACACCCGGTATTCCAGAGTACTCAAGAATTTTTGGATTTGCAATTTTACAAATGCCAAAGTGTGAATTTTCTTTGCACCCGAGGTCTTAATTTCTATTCACCCTCTCTCATTACCACTTTTATCAAGGAAAAATTAacctaataaaaaaatcttatttgtcAAATAAATAAGGTAGAGAATGAGCTTAGATATATAAATGATGTGGTGACAAGTGGATGAACTGTCTAGGTGGATTTAACCCAGTACAAACTATGAACATCCCTTCGTTATAGCTTAAAGCAGTAACATTTGTGTTAATCAAATGGCAAGGTAAATGTGAAACTCAGTTGCATCAACAACAAACCTTGATTATCCTTAGCATCATCCATGTGTAATGTGACAAATTTAGCTAACAACATACAATTGTTTTGACAACTCGCACGACTAGGGAAATACTCTAAAATGGGACATAAATAGGACGAACTGGCCATGCACACCATgcacaaaaccaaaattactaaaatacccacaTATAAATGTGTTATTCCTTCCATATtttgatttctctctctctctctctactctctctcccttcctctctcttcactcactttctctctctactctctctcccttcctcaTATCTTTGAGCTCCAATTTTGAAAAGATAGAAGTTCAAAGAGAGGCAAGAAGAGTGAGTTGGGCTTTGGGTTCACCTCATACCTCTGATTTCGAACAAAGGGATGCAAGAGAGAGGTGAGAAGAGTGAGATGggttttgtaccatattttctgttttggcagaaaagttccattttttccaGCGACTGAAGCTTTGGCAAGTATATTAAGGTAGGTGTTTGGTTCCAAGTTCTTTCATCAATGATTTATGGAATAACTAGGTTGTTTGTAAGATGAATGAATACTTAGAAgttaatttagggtttgtgcTTCATGTTGGCGCGTATGACTTGTGgaataaatttcaagttttgacgTGCTACAAGACTGGGATGAAACAACTTCTGGTTCAAGTTTTCAATTGCagaatttttgaaaatttgtcCGTATTGCGCATATGGTGTGCATATGGTGTGCATATGGTGTGCATGACCACATCTTAATATGATAAGCGGGAATGTTCACTAGTTATGATGCACGTATGTTGTGCCCCTAAATCTAGTGAGTATGACCACAACCTAATTGGCATcggcgaaaaacaaaattaagaaaaaaacttAGAGGACGTTAAGGGTCATGCATGTCCATGAAATAACGATAACGAGTATCATGTTTTCCATGTGCACAATTAAGGGGTGACTGATATATGTAACAAGACTTTTCAAATTGTCACTATAACCTTATATACATAACAATTATGATTAATTGTATCCACTATACCAATATGTTGTTGTTAAAGTTTTTCTCGTTCtgtgcatatcatgtgcatgtacTGTACATATTATGTGCATGTGGTTGCATATAGTGTATTATGTGTAGATGGTGCGTATTTAAATCTTTGATACCCTTCGTATTAACGTAGTTTACTACTTTTTCCTTTAATTCAGAGGCAGGCCCTGCAAATACGAAAAAACGAACGAGGTCGTGAAACAATTTCCTTTTATTCATTTGGGTTCTTTCATGCCTATTGAAACTGCAATTTTTTCAAATcgttgaaatatttgaacccaatcaaatttgatatgaaattcaaattaatGAATCTTCGGTTCTTCATATAAAGTTTAAGGTCGTTTATCTGATGCGTCATTTTTCTTATTTCAAAAAGAGAGCTGTGAGCTATGAGTTTTTAGGTAAATCTCATATCTGTGAGCATGACATGTGCATGTCCTATGCATGTCGTGTACATATAGTGTATGAGCAAGCTTAATACGAAGAGAGCGTACGAGTATGCGAAACATTTTGTCCATATtattctctcttccttctttccaCTCTGATTTCTCTATTTTGCCTCAATTTTTTCCTTCtccctcaattttttttcttctccaaaatgCAACTGACCTTTAATatgttttttcatttaattgcaGTAAAAGCCAAACCCTATTTTAGTGCTTGTAAATTTGGATCGAGAGAGGGAGAAGACAGAAGAAATAAAAACTCACATATAAACCatagaaatgataaaaaaaaaaaaaaaaatcaaaattgaagGATTTGGGCCTCCTTCAAGAAACACCAAATCAATCACTTCAACTACAAAAATCCATCAAtcaaaaagcaaaattaagcAAACCCAATTCACAAAACCTACGAATGAAAAGGTGAAAATCAAAGAAGATGAgtgggttagagagagagagctcttgtgcatatttgaaatgtgaagagagagagagagagagagagagagagagaaagagagagagagagagagagagcttggaTGAAGAATGAGAACTAGAATTTCTTGATAACCCATTTATATGGGAGGACAATTTGGTCATTTCAAGGTGTAggaaaaattatatttctgtTCGATTGTTATGCATGCTGTGTGCATATTCGAAATGTCCTATTTCTATCCCAAGATTAAGAAGTTGTTCTATTTCTGGGTATT includes:
- the LOC126631060 gene encoding uncharacterized protein LOC126631060, yielding MSYSTLRIDDDDFVPVRQPSIERHRRSNSLPFVPLLLVDGFSRKSFSYSALPQEPLRLSVMKLDGSCFDIQVAMTATVLELKQAVEAVFSHMPQKGPGKISWPHVWGHFCLCYGNQKLLVETDHINHYGIKDGDQLHFVRHVSISYSMTKRQSSKKGFLALKQNTMSVSRSMSFQEEGQTDIQEEGNGKEVEQNDEVYYDSDDIENPKSPLCDDEVSIEHNESRLPFLLGEWFPYSKLSAVGTSSPRT